The Mastacembelus armatus chromosome 14, fMasArm1.2, whole genome shotgun sequence genomic interval tgcaatgtggtgctgagccatgaagagacttatgcacaagcagggctgttttaaagtctattctctgagggacaggaagccagtgcagagacctgagaacaggagtaatgtggttgtacttcctggttctagtcaggacctgagcagcagcattctgactgtactgtagctgcctcacagctcgttttgagagccccgtgaacaggccgatacagtaatctaacctgctggagataactgcatggatgagtctctctaagtctggtttagacctgatccctttgattctggcagtGTTTTtaagatgataaaatgatattgtttttactgtatatgcatcactgcagttgttttctattgtctgtctttctctcttctctatctaCTCTCTATCTCTTGTCCATCATCAAAATATCATCAACATCTGTTCAACAAGAGGTCTTGGTTCAACACCTCTTggaaaagccaaaaaaaaaggctaaaaaaaaaaagagatgtgttattttaaaggtttttaaacaaaatgaagtttttatAGGATGTTCTTACTGTCTTGAATATACTGACTGTGAACTTGTTTTAATTGTCTCAAATATGTACAGTGTCTATATTATTGTGTTCACAGACATGACGGAAGCTGccacaacaaacagcagcagacaggtaACAACACGCCACCTTCACCACAACACTCTGCTATTAGTATAATTAAATAGACCATTAAAAACAGGCTGTCCAGCAAGTTTCAGCTTGGCTGTCTGGTCTGATCTATTGGCCTTCTGGTGCTCTTCTTGGTTTTACTTTGAGAAATGGTTGTTGACCCTGGTAACGTAGAGAGAGATTACTTTTTTCACTGAGTATGTGGCATACAAGGTAGGTCATCACAGTgattattcagcaaaaaagacaaacaagaacaaggaaaaacaacaaccacTCGCAGCCTCCGAAGAATAAAACAGTTAAATGAGAGGTCAAATCTATCGACGGTAACAGCAGTGGCATAAATAGTGCTAAAATATGGTGTAGCTGCATCAGAGACCTTTAAGCCCTTCCATGGAAACACCGTTTATGCTTTTATGCATAGCATTTATGACATTAAAGGATATAATCTCAGCAGACATCTGAAGGCCTAGAGTAGATTACATGAAGGTCTTAGAGCGAGGGAttatgtttttctgcagttttcctGTGTGGTCATAGAGTTTTGCTTTAATCCAATCAACAAGTCAACAGCAACAACTTTCCAGATCAGTTTAAAATGTTGCAGAAGTAAACTGAGCAGCGACCCCCAGCTGTAGTGAAATACGTGTTTTCAgggtttattattgtttattattagcCTAAACCTTTGTCTGGACTTAGTACAGGGAACATTTCTGATgttagagacagaaaatgttaaagtgTTAAAAATCTTAAATGAGTGTTTGCagattcttaaaaaaaacagctcaaaaTCTCTTACTTGTATCAACATCTGATTATGAGCATCTGATTTCAGTTAATCTTAAAATCTCAGTCTTAAAGTTTGCACGTCTTGCTTTGTTAAAACGGCTGATGTGACATGACGAAGAAAGTTTCCACCTCACTGTTTAGTTCCAGCGTTGAagccttttctttgttctttggaCTGGCTCAACCTGacaagtcacatttttttttatcccagaGCAAATTTCTAATCTGGAAAAATGTTAGTGTTTTGATCAGCGTCAGTGAGAAAAGAAGCAGAACGAGGGACTGCTGTTTATTGGGAAAAATTTACAGTGCCTTTGTCTGCAAACTTTATTTTCCAGAGATCTGATTGCTGCAATAAATGtagtaaataaaacatactCATAAGAATAGACTGGATAAAGGATTCACCTgcatatttttgtctgtgagACCACATAGAAGCATTTGTGCAGCACCATGACATCTGTGTACAATGCCCCACTGACACCTGGGTCAAATGTAGCTGGGATATTTAGAAGGTCTCGTGACATCAATCCCTGGACTTTTCTAtgcctttctctttttatttaagtGTATTGTTTAGTTTAATGAATCACATTTAGTAAAAAATATgtgattctttttttcccccccaatACTTTATTATCATCATGTTAAGATACACAGAAATGATTCAGAGGAACGTTACTGTTtctgcctgctgcctgatctgttttgcttttctctctttctccattaTGAcgtaatatatatatatatatatatatatatatatatatatatatatatatatatatatatatatatatatgcagctCCAAGGGCCTGAATGCCTCGCCCTTATGAAAAAACAGGTCATACAGTGTGTCCTATTGTTCGTGTAGATCAGAGTTTCACCTGTAACTGAGCTGTGCTGTGATCCTGGTTTCAGTCTCAGTCTCAGTGTTGTTCTAGAAACTTTTCTACACGATTAGAAGTTGTGGGAAACGCTGATGTAGCTCAGCATCATGGGATTGCATGGTATCCTCAGAGCAACAGTGAGGTTCATGCACAGCTGTTGGTTTTTCTCTACTCAGGAGGGCCACGGGGGACTGTGGGACTCTGTGAAGAAAGCTGCAGTTATCATCGGATCTGGAATCTTTTTCTTGGCTGCATTTGGCAATTCACTGACATGGTAGGATCCACTTACAGTTACAGTATAAACACAACCCAACAGCAGCTTGTTGTAAGATGAATCTAAGTTAAACTCGAGGAGTGGCATTGCCTCGCATTAATGCACAGTAGGTGCAGTGGGAAAAAGGGAAGAAGGTCAGGAAGAGAACTGGAAGGACATGTACACAGAGGCCTGGATAGATGAAGGACTGGACAGTACACGTGATATGATGGGATGGTACATGAATGATAGAAGAGGTTTAGACTTGAAAAGATGACATGATTGGACTTGACGGATGTAAGGAGACAATGAGACAATGACAATTTAGCTTCTGGCTaagtttgtaaatgtttttttagggCATCATTAAGTAGTTGCCAGGTTCAGGTTAAGACAAGATAGGACTGGCTCACAGGGCAGGATGGAGCATTACAAGCACAGGACATATATGATTGGAGGGCATGGGAAAACAAGCCACAGTTAGTTGACTTAATGAGTGAGAGTGAAAATGCTTCAACATCATGGATGTCACTATCTGATCTGTCCTGATTTGTTCTACTTGTGCAAAAATGTGACCAGCTCCTGTCACTGCTGTGGCTTTTTATTGgcctttatttctgtttccacaaTGTCTTTGCAGAGTTAGAGCAGTTAAGTCATTTCAGTTGTACACAACTGTAAGATTTGCTTATGGAACAGTAGACCAGACAGACCACCTGACTTTAGGAGGCAcaatacattcatttattttgtttatttatttagtaattcCTTAATTTCTAAAACGTTTTACTTCATACAGACAAACTCGATCgttgttttttttgcttcagtCATCGTGACAGTTTCGTACAGTGGAAGTTTagttttatcttatcttagctTATCTCGTCATTAAATTAGCATAGTACACAACGGCACTAGCACCTGCTGAAGAAACACAGGGGCCGTTCTGGATGATGACCCAAAGACAAAGCCACCGTGTTAAGAATTGATGTTTTACTTAATTACGATCATCACGGTgggatttttatattttcagtccTGGTGGCTGCAAATCTATGAATGTTGAGGTTTATCTAACATTGATCGGGGGTACCAGTGTGCGTTTACTGTGTTCGGGCCTTCATTTAGTAATACTATTAGTGAAGTTTTACGCGGTCAGTGAATGGTTTGAAGTGATAATGAAACCATAAAACAGTGTTCTGGTAAAGCTGATGCAGATTTCTCCTTCAGGCATCTTCAGAGGTTCTGGGGAGCTTCAGGAGATTTCTGGCAGAACTTGTGGACAAAGCTCTACTTGGCGTTTGAGGGTCATGATCCTGCTTTGTTCTTCTTAGGTAAGAAACATCTGGTTTGAGCTGTAGAGCATCATGTTAATCACAGTAGCACAATGAAACATTTACCACTGTGTTTTGAGCTTATCATTAGTCAGACTCCTGCAGTGCATTTAGTACAgacacatttgctttttttctttttttaacaatcCAATATTAATTTTCACAATCAAAATTTCTTTTTACTATTCGATTATGTGGTTAAATTTGGATTATTCATTAACAGCCCTAGTAAGTTGTAGTGTTTTATTCTTTGGTTCACTTCAAGTTGTGGATAAAGTTGTGAAATCTTTAGATCAGGGGTCCTCACGTTGTccctctccatctttctcaaCAGGGACGATGTTAATGCCCACTCTGGCGTTCTGGGTTACGAATGGTCTGCTGATTTTGGTGGACACCACAGGTAAACCCTCCTTTATCACCCGTTACCGCATCCAGGTGGACAAGAATAACCCGGTAAGTCCCATGGTCAACACCATGAATGTCATTAATTATTACCCTCAGGTTTAACTTTTTTTaggtgttatttttcttttatttcttatcTTGAAGTTAGTATCTGCAAGTTTTTGGGGCCATTTATCATTGTACTACTAATATCACCACTGGTACTACTGTATCCACTACTCTTTATACTCCTAGGAGTTTTGTAATACAGTGTCAGGAAGTCTTTGACCCTCTCTGACTCTCAATTCCTGAACCCTTGATATCATAACTGCTGTCATTTGCAGGCAGTGCTGATTTCATGGCTTTTTTATCTGGTGAAGGGTACATCCATCTAATCTCCATCTCCTCAACTTGATAGTCTCTTGATAGTCTCTGACTTACCttatatagatagataaagaAAAGGGAACTTGATCCTTGGACAACATAATTCAGCTACTTTTCACATCTCAGTAATTATCAAGACCCAAAATGTAttagaaaaatacacaacaataaaaaatgtataaagttTGGTTAATTGATAAATGACACTGCATTAAAAATTTGAGTCAGTGAGCACATGTACATGAACATACATGCATGGGTGTCAGTGTTGCTGATGGGATCAAAGTCCTCACTGTGTCAGTGTCGTCACAGACATTACTGATAAGCAGCACCTGAGGTTACCTTAGATTATTGATCACCAAGTTTACCAAGGTTcagatttaataaaataaatgtaatgaaatgaagTTTCTTATCAGAGTTTTAAATGTCTTATAAGGGTTTATCATCTTTGTAGGGTGACataaatttttaaaacattatatttCTCACGGTGGGTAGTAATCAGTAATAAGCTTTATGATGTCAGtcataaaactttatttcttCTGTGATGAGCtaatctgtgtgtgcagacactgtgtgtctgtggctttTTATGGTCCAGAGACACTTCAGTGATCAGGTTCAGTGATCGAGAGTACCTGTTTGAACGAAGACAGTATGTGTTCTTCTGTGTCATCTTGTTTTTATCAGTCCACCACCTCTGGATCTTAAATTGCTTGACTCATCGTTTGGCCAGTTTTAGCTGGCGGCACCCAAACCATAGTGTAAAAGTTAAGTCAGTGTTTTGGTATAAAACTAACCAAAGAGCAAGAGCATCTCACTGGATTTATGAGTTAATCGTTTTAGATTACTGGACTTTTATAAGTTTATTAACGATATGTCTGAAAATTTGTtaaatacagtattgttcaaaataatagcagtacaatgtgactaaccagaataatccaggtttttagtgtattttttttattactatatGGCAaagtaggtgcagtagattctcagaaaacaaacaagacccagcattcatgatatgcacgctcttaaggctgtgcaattgggcaattagttgaaaggggtgtgttttttaaaaaaatagcagtgtccgcagttgactgtacaaactccaaactattttgtacaaacgtttttgtttctaggatttagcaatcctgtgaatcactaaactaatatttacctgtatgaccacagttttttataactgcttcacatctgtgtggcaatcaacatttttatgtttttccatcactaaataaaaaaacctAGCAGAAGCTTGTTAGGTAAATGTTATTCATGAaagtttcagtatttttctgtgCAGAAAAGAAGCGTACATCCAAGCTGcactattaaaacattttatctttAAATAAGAGTCTGTAACATGTGGGACAGTACAGGAGTTACTCCCGAGTTTCAGTTTAAATGCACTTTTTGTAAGTAACAATCTGCGAAATCATGTTTACAAATGTCCATGCATCAGTTTTGATTTACTGCTCCCTCGTCCTGCAGGTGGATCCAGTTAAGCTTGCCCACACGGTCAGGACCGTCCTCTTCAACCAGGTGTTCATCTCCGGGCCCATGGTGGTGGTAGTTTATTTCCTGATGACCTGGAGAGGGAACCCCTGTGGCCCTGAGCTGCCCACCTTCCACTGGGCCCTGACAGAACTGGCTGTCTTCGCCATCTTAGAAGAGATTCTGTTTTACTACACACACAGGTAAGGACCAGTATTTTTATTACACACGACACACACAAATTACTATCTAGCACAGTGGTCACTAACACCCGGACCGCGGTacgggtgcggacccagaagccgccccatacggacccggacgtacagccaaaacagaagattgtgatttaaaacctaacggggcgcttctatttccaccggagcagcttttttagactttacagtagtggaaacgcacagaccaattgcatgcgagttgagccatcccacgtgataccactcagccaatcaagtctgtgcatcctaGGCGTAAatattacgactctacagtgtaaacagcgctagaggcgagttacacatgaaaacagtgttgccaacttagcgactttgtcgctatatttagcgagtattcagacccctctagcgacacttttttttttttttaaagcgactagcgacaaatctgtcgactttttctggtgttactggagacatttggagactctgtgtttgtactgcaccgttcttacacttctcaatttgccgcagtaagacggctaatcagctgcagccgcgggcccctcccccgtcccaaagccttcacaggcggcccagtcctctcgcagcagtccctccccccagctgcagtcacagcaggaagtgttcacgcctccgcgtcccgactgcaaataaatcgcgcgtgcgatcatgtatgtgcgtgatctgtactaTACATGGcgtaataataaaataaaataaattaaaaaaggtaaaatgttctttgtctaaaataaatcactgcatttgactcaaacagcctcagtcatttacagcaaggcaaatttatttagttctgagaacttattaactgcaggccgtcatgctacattatatggcacagtacaaatattttgagtgtcccttattctgtcccttatttcttataaagaatcacaattgtctcttactttccatttctgaagttggcaaaagcgtccatcacaattacagcatgtgccatgtACATTATGCAAATCACacgatgacgtcattcagcgacttctagcgacttttaggacagccaatagctactttccttactgacgagttggcaacactgcacgaaaagacggtacaaagaaaaagaaagagagcgatacatgtagaaaacaaagggagagaaactgtaaagtgagacggagaaagagcgaaaacttagttaatgagagaacattatacatatctacagccatacatatatgttcagttgtatgttacatgacaataaatattgtcaaagtttttgaattgtactgaattcatttgatttgacagtcaggtattgattacatgcagatgttgataaaactactaggctacttaaatatatatcacactaactagttagacattatgatcttccggacctttgcttcaagaaattttctctaactggacctctttaaattttagttgaatacccctgatCTAGCAGGTACTACATTTTAGTAAGTACACACTCCCCGACCATTGAAACTGTACTTTCTATATAGCAGGGGTCTGCAATTCCAGTCTTTGAAACAAGCAAGAACCATGGTTTCAAAGACGGGAATTGCAGACCCCTGCTATATAGTATGAATAATAGTATAAACGGAATTCGGACGTACTACATCCGACATGTTGACGTTGTCACGTGTTATGTGTCGTCAAAACCGCGCATATGTTTAAAGTGCCCACTCTCCTGCACAGCAattttttaattacttaaaaTTTTCTTGTCTGTGTCCTAATGTCCACCCTAGTCCCCAAACCCTTAGTCCCTATATAGGGCACTCAATTAGCTAACAGTTTCGGTAAACCGGCACATGTAGacgtcacttcctgtttcatctTGTTGAAATGAAGGGATGCAGAAAAATAGTCTCCCCGGACGCAATGTGACGCATTTAGCAAGTGGCTAATTAACGTTATTAATGTAGTGTTAAGCTAATGTAATGCACACAATGCAAATCTTTTCACGAGGGAATGTGAAACAAAGTCTTAAAAAAACTTCCTTAATGACGAATgtctccattaaaaaaaaaaagctgttagcAAGCTGGTGTCCAGCACTGACGTTAGCTTGATCTGCCTAAATAACGATCAAACATCTTGTTAGCGCGGATTCACACAATCATATTATCcatttacattgtttaaactTTGAATAAGTCAGCCGATTATTTAGATTATGCCAAACAAGTCCAATTTAACCACAACGAACGTTTGTAGGtaaacttggaaaaaaaaaaaaaccgcgTCGGCGCTTTCCGCCATTTTCCGGCATATGACGTCTCCTCTCTCGTGTCCAACGTATACATCATtgacatataaaatacatagaaattattattatatgttatatgtacatgtgtgtgtatatatatgtgtacgGTATGCAAACTACATAATTATTAGCGGTAGTATGTTTTTCGCATACTAGTAGGCGATGACATTTTACTTCCGCTTGAATTGTGTGGTGTGCATACTatagacatataaaatacatttatttaataataatgtaatgtactTTTGAGCAGATCAAGCTAACGCCAGTGCTAACAGCTTAATTAACGGAGACTTTCGTTGTTAAACTCTTTAATGAGATCAGAAAATTTAAcgtaattaaaaaataattgccATGCAGTGAACTTCAACATGGTGGATGTAGTTTGTCCCAATTCCGTTCACACTACTGTTATTCGTACTTTATATAAAGTACTGTTTAAATACTCGGGAAGTACGTACTTCCCCAAATGTAGTATGCGATTTCAGACGCAGTCACGTCTTTTTACCCAGTGCCACAGCAATTGTTCTTTGAGATTTGGTCATGATTGGATCACTGAATTCGACTACGATAGTCCAACTATAAAGGAAAAAGCTAATTTTGCTCAATTACTAACAAACATCaaagaataaacacaaaatgattcaggttcattcatgtttttttacacagtatTGAAAAAAAGATCCAATGAATTATGACAAGTCAATATATGAGGTCTAGTTTTTGGattatgctgtattttattttattcatctgaAAAGGAGCTAAAGATGTCAGATAAACATAGAGCTGTACAAGACTAGACTCTAAAATGTAGTGAAATCCAAGTTAGCAGAGAATAGAAATATTCAAGTAATATACTTCAAAAATTACAGAAGTACAgtactttaaataaatgtatttaataaatgtatttactttcCAATGCTCTGACTTCAGATCTCATCAGCGTGATGATTCATAACTGAGACAATGCTGGCATAACCTCAAAAACATGTAATTATGAAGTACACAATTACTGCACAATTAATGCTAGTACCTGCAGACCAACATGCTGAACATTGTACCTACTAAACATCTACAATTCGTTTTGAGGTACTTTGCATAAATGCAGACTGAATGTCGTTGTTAAACCTGTATCGGTGGATGAACTGGTTTTCACtttgagctttattttttttctctgaggtTGTTCCACCATCCTGCCCTCTACAAGCGTTTCCACAAACAGCACCACGAGTGGACCGCTCCCATTGGCGTGGTCGCAATCTACGCCCATCCTCTGGAGCACGTGGTGAGTGAGCCCCTTCTGCGTATCTGGCTCTCTAGATTTgagctgtattttatttcactgtctgTGTGAGAGTACTCTGAATGATGCAGAGAAGTTGTATCCTTGGTGTGGTGGGTGAAGAGTTAGTCCATGTTCCTGCATGAATAAATAAGCAGAAAGTTTTTACACAAGTCAGGCCGTGCTGAGTCTATTTCAATACAtcagtattttatttgttattctttgcTGTTAGATCTCCAACATGCTTCCGCCGATCATCGGGCCTGTGATCCTGGGCTCCCACCTGGCCTCCACCACCCTCTGGTACTGCCTGGCTCTGATAAGCACCACAATCTCCCACTGTGGGTACCACCTCCCCTTCCTGCCATCCCCTGAGTTCCATGACTTCCACCACCTGAGGTGAGTCCAACCACTCTTCCAGAAGTGCTTTTAACAGGATTTAAAGGTGCATTAATTTAAGATTCTGCACACAGTCTGATAACTGACAGGATGTGGTGTCTCTCAGCTGTACTACTACCCCCATCCAAAACACACTGCTTCCTATAGACCTGGTTGTTATTGTTAAGTGGAGACGAGTAGTTGGTTTTAGTCAATTCAAAAAGTAACGCACGTGACAAATATTAACTGCAAACcacaaaatgtgtaaatatgcaTTTGCACAACCATAGACTGGATATTTATTGGTGCACACATCTTTGACAACTACCTTAACTATGCCATTACATCAATATCAAAACTAGGGGGCGCAAAAACACAGGGTAAAAAATTTAGACCTGTATGTTTTAACAGTGCAAGGCCAAACGAGTGTAGGTTTAATACGCTCTGTACTTTATTTGTATTATAGTAACGTTAATTGTTCATCagtcaaacagtatttcttctaaaagtgtgtatgactaataaataataaacgTTACCATGAGATAAAGCACAGTGGATACTCAAACAGcccctcttcttctttggtgtttaAAGGCATCCTTAAGTTGCATTCACATTACTGCCAAATAATGTCTGTGCTTTACCTGTATTATGGTAATGTTAATTATTTATCAAACAGTATTTATTCTAAAAGTCACTGATATCACTGCcttggaaaatataaaaaatgctGACAATATAACAATCCCatagtaaatataaaacagatcATTTTCACCTTAGGGTGCTCCTTCTCCAGTTATTTTCAGCATGATGTACATATAATTGATACAGACATGTCGACACCTGCTTCTCCAGTTTAGATAATCAAATGTCATGTCATTAGCTAATATCTACATCCGAGGTGGTGATAACGTTATTGTTAGTTTAAAGAATcgacacatcacacacacttttagaaGAAATACTGTTAGATAAAGCACAGAGCGTATTAAACCTACACTCGTTTGGCCTCATCTTCCATCTTGGACTTCTGGAGAAgttgtcaatcaatcaatgtCCAATCAATCACAAAAGCAATCaacagcatttactgacagaaaggTCCATGAGCCCACCCCCAAACTGTCACAACCACCCTCGTGTTTTGTTGCACATGCAAAAATGTCAATCGAGCACAGGGCAGCAAATCCTCTTGGTGAGTGAGGAAAACTATCAAAACTATCAAATGCAAGTTTACATCAACTA includes:
- the faxdc2 gene encoding fatty acid hydroxylase domain-containing protein 2 produces the protein MTEAATTNSSRQEGHGGLWDSVKKAAVIIGSGIFFLAAFGNSLTWHLQRFWGASGDFWQNLWTKLYLAFEGHDPALFFLGTMLMPTLAFWVTNGLLILVDTTGKPSFITRYRIQVDKNNPVDPVKLAHTVRTVLFNQVFISGPMVVVVYFLMTWRGNPCGPELPTFHWALTELAVFAILEEILFYYTHRLFHHPALYKRFHKQHHEWTAPIGVVAIYAHPLEHVISNMLPPIIGPVILGSHLASTTLWYCLALISTTISHCGYHLPFLPSPEFHDFHHLRFNQCFGVFGVLDRLHGTDAKFRETKQYERHTLLTSFTPLSESIPDTTKKNKLLDPKE